A single window of Nitrospinota bacterium DNA harbors:
- a CDS encoding phosphatidylserine decarboxylase, which translates to MVKLFADLAALFQKKVLRLVPNFAEDAFIFLFPLGILAFILLVISICSPFAGFLVCLLIMGLIICFFRDPERTIDDDSPDALASPADGTINHIIENEDNPFTGKPCKRVTIFLSVLDVHINRIPMAGTIERIDLKKDGKYLVADMPAASVENVQNALVIKNGDTTVVVKQIVGLIARRIVCWAKEGDSCERGQRYGLIRFGSRVDLLLPTDTRIVVQEGDKVAGGKSIIGYLNSGDRS; encoded by the coding sequence ATGGTTAAATTATTTGCCGATTTGGCAGCACTGTTTCAGAAAAAAGTTCTAAGGCTCGTACCAAATTTCGCGGAAGACGCTTTCATTTTCCTTTTCCCTTTGGGAATACTGGCATTTATTCTGTTGGTCATTTCCATTTGTTCGCCGTTTGCTGGTTTTTTAGTGTGTCTGCTCATCATGGGTCTTATCATTTGTTTTTTTCGCGACCCGGAACGCACCATCGATGATGATTCCCCCGATGCCCTGGCGTCGCCGGCTGACGGGACAATCAATCATATTATTGAAAATGAAGACAACCCCTTTACAGGAAAGCCTTGCAAGCGAGTCACTATTTTTCTGAGCGTGCTGGACGTGCATATCAACCGCATTCCCATGGCGGGAACCATTGAGCGGATTGATCTCAAAAAAGACGGAAAGTATCTGGTTGCAGACATGCCGGCCGCTTCTGTGGAAAATGTCCAAAACGCTTTGGTCATTAAAAATGGAGACACGACCGTCGTCGTCAAACAGATTGTCGGTTTGATCGCTCGCAGAATCGTTTGTTGGGCCAAAGAAGGCGATTCCTGCGAACGAGGGCAACGTTATGGATTGATCCGTTTTGGCTCCAGAGTCGATCTCCTGCTTCCCACAGACACCCGAATCGTAGTTCAAGAGGGCGATAAAGTTGCGGGCGGAAAAAGCATTATAGGGTATCTGAATTCAGGGGATCGATCGTAA
- a CDS encoding chlorite dismutase family protein yields MAIDAKELAELMPATELNWTDDAVVRMKNVPFFVRKSVVRGIEQFAKDKNIDVVDDGVVSRARQEREGAAMDNLKAQRAAEVERRKQAGEKEVKRQFVNFAFYKLDPAFRRLPEAEREKGKKEFLDVLEDYDTNDDMIVLSYSMVGIRADTDLMLWRISYELEKFQEMSARIFRTGLGKYLSTTYSYLSQTKRSMYQDMLNPEHEEDRTHIIPGKAKYLFIYPFVKTREWYLLTQFTRQGIMDEHIFVGNKFPSVKLNTSYSFGIDDQEFVVAFETDYPDDFVDLVMELRETQGSLYVERDVPIFTCIATSLEDAVESLGC; encoded by the coding sequence ATGGCTATTGATGCTAAAGAATTGGCAGAATTAATGCCCGCCACGGAATTAAACTGGACGGACGATGCCGTGGTGCGCATGAAAAATGTTCCGTTTTTTGTCAGGAAAAGTGTTGTTCGTGGGATAGAGCAGTTCGCCAAGGATAAAAATATCGATGTGGTGGATGATGGGGTGGTATCCCGAGCCCGTCAGGAACGGGAAGGCGCCGCCATGGATAACCTGAAAGCGCAACGAGCCGCCGAAGTCGAGAGAAGAAAACAAGCGGGTGAAAAAGAGGTGAAACGCCAATTCGTCAACTTTGCTTTTTATAAGCTGGACCCCGCATTCCGTCGTCTTCCCGAAGCCGAACGCGAAAAAGGAAAAAAGGAATTTTTGGATGTTCTTGAGGATTACGATACCAACGATGACATGATCGTTCTCAGCTATTCGATGGTGGGGATTCGCGCTGATACGGACCTCATGCTTTGGCGGATCAGTTATGAACTGGAAAAATTCCAGGAAATGTCCGCACGCATTTTTAGAACGGGGTTGGGGAAATATTTAAGCACCACTTATTCCTATCTGTCGCAGACCAAACGGTCCATGTATCAGGACATGTTGAACCCAGAGCACGAAGAAGACCGGACCCATATCATCCCCGGCAAAGCCAAATACCTGTTCATTTATCCTTTCGTCAAAACCCGCGAATGGTATTTGCTGACCCAGTTCACGCGCCAGGGAATCATGGACGAGCACATCTTCGTCGGCAATAAATTTCCCTCAGTCAAACTGAACACCAGCTATTCGTTTGGAATCGATGATCAAGAGTTTGTGGTGGCGTTCGAGACGGATTACCCGGATGACTTCGTTGATCTGGTCATGGAGCTCAGGGAAACGCAGGGAAGCCTGTATGTTGAAAGGGACGTTCCTATTTTTACCTGTATAGCTACGTCTCTGGAAGATGCGGTGGAGAGCCTGGGCTGCTAA
- the accD gene encoding acetyl-CoA carboxylase, carboxyltransferase subunit beta, which yields MSWLDTLKVKTGIGTKIAKPEVIWVECKGCGDQLYIAEVEKNFKVCPSCDYHFRVDARERISQLINPGTFVEHDQDLISTDPLKFKDKKKYKDTIRASKKKGLSLDALIAGSGILGDHPVEVSIFDFKFMGGSMGSVVGEKITRSIERAIANKTPMIIVSCSGGARMQEGILSLMQMAKTSAALRKLAEHKLPYISILTDPTTGGVSASFAMLGDVILAEPGALIGFAGPRVIEQTIQQKLPEGFQTAEFLLDHGLIDNVVHRRDLKKMLGNLLSLFGNKPIPQLAA from the coding sequence ATGTCCTGGCTTGACACACTTAAAGTTAAAACCGGCATCGGAACAAAAATCGCCAAGCCGGAAGTTATCTGGGTTGAATGTAAAGGTTGCGGAGACCAGTTATATATCGCTGAGGTTGAAAAAAACTTCAAGGTCTGCCCCAGTTGTGATTACCATTTCCGTGTCGACGCCAGAGAGAGAATCAGTCAGTTGATCAATCCTGGAACATTTGTTGAGCACGATCAGGATTTGATTTCCACGGACCCGCTAAAATTTAAAGACAAAAAAAAATACAAGGACACGATTCGAGCCTCCAAAAAAAAGGGATTGTCTCTCGATGCGCTCATCGCAGGCTCTGGAATTTTAGGCGATCATCCGGTGGAGGTTTCCATTTTTGATTTTAAGTTTATGGGCGGCAGTATGGGTTCTGTGGTGGGAGAAAAAATAACGCGAAGTATTGAGCGGGCGATCGCAAACAAAACGCCCATGATTATTGTGAGTTGTTCTGGTGGGGCGCGCATGCAGGAAGGGATTTTATCCTTGATGCAAATGGCTAAAACCTCCGCCGCCTTGCGAAAGCTGGCGGAGCATAAGCTCCCTTACATATCGATATTGACCGACCCGACCACCGGAGGGGTGTCTGCAAGTTTTGCGATGCTGGGCGATGTGATCCTTGCTGAACCGGGCGCCCTGATCGGATTTGCCGGTCCCCGCGTGATCGAACAAACCATTCAGCAAAAATTACCGGAAGGATTTCAGACGGCCGAGTTTTTGCTCGACCACGGATTGATCGACAACGTGGTCCATCGCAGGGACTTGAAAAAGATGCTGGGAAATCTCTTGAGCCTGTTTGGCAACAAGCCCATCCCGCAATTAGCGGCTTAG
- the pssA gene encoding CDP-diacylglycerol--serine O-phosphatidyltransferase, producing the protein MKPYSKPNQKMQVKLKKGIHILPSLFTTGNVFCGFYAFIAVFKEMYYVAAWAIVLAIVFDILDGRIARMTKTTSAFGVQYDSLADIISFGMAPAFLVYSWVLQPFDRVGWMAAFLFLLCAALRLARFNVTKPDVKGKHFLGLPTPAAAAILASIVIGFEDLFATRLNPIVMVIVVYLLAFLMVSNIKYPAMKKLEFKKRVAFPRFLFVILFIYVLATIPRIALFVLSFTYVMMGPLSYLIPKKTIDVTDVSENIHPPPTNS; encoded by the coding sequence ATGAAACCTTACAGCAAACCAAATCAAAAAATGCAAGTAAAACTGAAAAAGGGAATTCACATTCTCCCCAGCCTGTTCACCACAGGCAATGTGTTTTGCGGATTTTATGCCTTTATTGCCGTTTTCAAGGAAATGTATTATGTGGCGGCATGGGCCATTGTTCTGGCGATAGTTTTTGACATTTTGGACGGACGCATTGCGCGGATGACCAAAACCACCAGTGCTTTTGGCGTTCAATACGATTCACTGGCCGATATAATTTCCTTCGGCATGGCTCCTGCCTTTTTGGTCTACTCCTGGGTATTGCAACCCTTTGACCGCGTGGGCTGGATGGCGGCTTTCCTGTTTCTACTTTGCGCGGCGCTAAGACTCGCACGCTTCAATGTCACCAAGCCGGATGTCAAGGGCAAGCATTTTCTCGGCCTGCCAACGCCGGCAGCAGCGGCGATTCTGGCATCCATCGTCATCGGTTTTGAGGATTTATTTGCGACCCGTCTCAATCCAATTGTGATGGTCATTGTTGTTTATTTGCTGGCCTTTCTCATGGTCAGTAATATCAAATATCCCGCCATGAAAAAATTGGAATTCAAAAAACGGGTGGCCTTTCCCCGGTTCTTATTTGTCATCCTCTTTATTTATGTACTGGCAACCATTCCCAGAATCGCGCTTTTCGTTCTGAGTTTTACTTACGTTATGATGGGCCCTTTGAGTTATTTGATACCTAAGAAAACCATCGATGTTACAGATGTTTCTGAAAACATTCACCCACCTCCAACAAATTCTTGA